GGCCGTAGCGCGGCTGCTGCAGGTCGTCGATCTGGCCGCGCCCGCCATAGGCGATCCGCGCCTCCGCGATGCGGTCGTAGGTGATCGTGTTCTTCCGGGAGATGTCGGAAGGCCGCACGATCCCGGCGATCTGCAGGTCGCGCAACTCGTAGTTCACGCGCACCTCCTGGCTGCCCTGGATGATGAGGTTTCCGTTCGGCAGCACGTCGGTGACGGTTGCGGCGATGCGCAGGGTGATCTCCTCGTTGCGGGTGACGGCGCCGTCGCCGGAGGACGCGCTGTCGGCGCCGAGGTCGACGGCGGGCGTGAGGCCTGCGCCGCCCGGCAGCACCTTGGGCGCCAGCGTCTCGATGCCGAGCAGGTTCGGGACGCTGACCGATTCCGACCCCGAGCGCGCGCGCGTCGTCCGGTTGCGGATCTTCGCCTCGTCGTCGATCTCGATCACGACGGTCAGCATGTCGCCGACGCGCCGCGCGCGATGATCGGAGAAGAGCGAGTCCGAGGTGGCCGTCCGCCACAGCGAGCCCGCGGTCGGCTGGGACCGTGCGATGGCGCGTTCGGGATAGACCGCCTGGGCCTGCTGCTGCGGCAGGACGGCAGGCTGCGGCGCAGGGACCGCGATGCGCGGCGCACCCGGCGGCGTCATGGAGGGCGGCTTGCCGAGGTGGTCGAACCGGTCCGCGCAGGCCGACAGCGTCAGCATGCCGAGGGTCAGGAGAAGGGCGCGCTTCATGGGGTCACCTCGAGGCTGGAAGGGCCGACGACGCGCGCCGTGACGGTCGCGCGCGAGGACAGGTTCATGACGCGGACGAGATCGCCCGCGCCGCCGGAATCGAGGGCGCGGCCCTCGGTCCGGATCTGCAGGGCGCCGGCGATGTAGCGCACCTCGACGATGGCGTTG
This is a stretch of genomic DNA from Futiania mangrovi. It encodes these proteins:
- the flgH gene encoding flagellar basal body L-ring protein FlgH, with protein sequence MKRALLLTLGMLTLSACADRFDHLGKPPSMTPPGAPRIAVPAPQPAVLPQQQAQAVYPERAIARSQPTAGSLWRTATSDSLFSDHRARRVGDMLTVVIEIDDEAKIRNRTTRARSGSESVSVPNLLGIETLAPKVLPGGAGLTPAVDLGADSASSGDGAVTRNEEITLRIAATVTDVLPNGNLIIQGSQEVRVNYELRDLQIAGIVRPSDISRKNTITYDRIAEARIAYGGRGQIDDLQQPRYGQQVLDMILPF